The Triticum aestivum cultivar Chinese Spring chromosome 7B, IWGSC CS RefSeq v2.1, whole genome shotgun sequence genome window below encodes:
- the LOC123160636 gene encoding pathogen-associated molecular patterns-induced protein A70, which translates to MLEAAIPALWSTVHGWFTPWVLFLVLNIVIGTIAVTSKASPPAGSGEGGAAPAGGERRSLSRVPSMALDRLRSFNMSRFTAPAPEAPVAGVLDLGSDEQPPPLEMEPEAQGEPETEHTHMERSMSEAAAEAELPRLPARLRKSASDKSAFAHFVAEEDTEVVEARRPATTRDGDRRRRPLAAEPEEPVSEEEIEEAGGEVDARADDFINNFRHQLKLQRIDSFMRYRDTLRRGQATAVAGAEQ; encoded by the coding sequence ATGCTGGAGGCGGCGATCCCCGCGCTGTGGAGCACCGTCCACGGCTGGTTCACCCCGTGGGTGCTCTTCCTCGTGCTCAACATCGTCATCGGCACCATCGCCGTCACCTCCAAGGCCTCGCCCCCGGCGGGGAGCGGAGAAGGGGGTGCGGCCCCGGCcggcggcgagaggaggagccTGTCCCGCGTGCCCTCAATGGCGCTGGACCGGCTGCGGTCGTTCAACATGTCCCGCTTCACCGCCCCCGCTCCGGAGGCCCCGGTGGCCGGAGTGCTGGATCTGGGGTCTGACGAGCAGCCGCCGCCGCTCGAGATGGAGCCGGAGGCTCAGGGCGAGCCCGAGACCGAGCACACGCACATGGAGAGGAGCATGTCGGAGGCGGCGGCCGAGGCCGAGCTGCCGCGGCTCCCCGCGCGGCTGCGCAAGTCGGCCAGCGACAAGTCGGCGTTCGCGCACTTCGTGGCCGAGGAGGACaccgaggtggtggaggcgcgcaggCCCGCGACGACGAGGGACggggaccgccgccgccgccccctcgcggcggagccggaggaGCCGGTGTCGGAGGAGGAGAtcgaggaggccggcggcgaggtggaCGCGCGCGCGGACGACTTCATCAACAACTTCCGCCACCAGCTGAAGCTACAGCGCATCGACTCCTTCATGCGCTACCGGGATACGCTCCGCCGTGGGCAGGCGACGGCCGTGGCGGGCGCCGAGCAGTAG